In Chryseobacterium lactis, a single genomic region encodes these proteins:
- a CDS encoding KpsF/GutQ family sugar-phosphate isomerase, whose amino-acid sequence MERTNIISIAKSTLEIEISELEKLKNRIDDQFARAVEIIHSANGKLIVVGIGKSAHVGNKIVATLNSTGTPSQFLHASEAIHGDLGVIQKQDVVLCISNSGNSPEIANLVPYLRDYSSALIGMTGNKSSKLAEFSEVILDTHVDVEACPNKLAPTSSTTIQMALGDALAVALMELNDFKANDFAKFHPGGSLGKNLTSKVEQFLSSQKPQVTEDASIRDVIISISASSHGITVVAREEEIIGVITDGDLRRMLMKGEDISKVSAKDIMSLHPRTIEKEALAKEAMKILKENNIGQLVVTENGKYFGIIDLHKLLDEGIN is encoded by the coding sequence ATGGAGAGAACCAACATTATATCAATTGCTAAAAGTACTTTAGAAATTGAAATTTCAGAGCTTGAAAAATTAAAAAACAGAATTGATGACCAATTTGCCCGGGCAGTAGAGATCATTCATTCAGCAAATGGGAAGCTTATTGTGGTAGGAATTGGAAAATCTGCCCATGTTGGTAATAAAATTGTTGCCACTTTGAATTCTACCGGTACTCCTTCACAATTTCTTCATGCTTCTGAAGCTATTCACGGAGATTTGGGAGTTATTCAGAAGCAAGATGTCGTTTTATGTATCTCCAATTCAGGAAATTCTCCTGAAATTGCAAATCTGGTTCCTTATTTAAGAGATTATTCATCCGCTTTAATCGGAATGACAGGAAATAAAAGCAGTAAACTTGCCGAGTTTTCTGAAGTTATATTAGATACTCACGTAGATGTAGAGGCTTGTCCTAACAAACTGGCCCCTACCAGCTCCACCACTATTCAAATGGCTCTTGGTGATGCCCTGGCAGTGGCTTTAATGGAACTCAATGATTTTAAAGCAAATGATTTTGCCAAATTTCATCCCGGGGGAAGTTTAGGTAAAAATCTGACTTCGAAGGTAGAACAGTTTCTTTCTTCACAGAAACCTCAGGTAACAGAGGATGCTTCGATAAGAGACGTGATTATCTCGATCAGTGCCTCAAGCCATGGAATTACAGTAGTTGCCCGTGAGGAGGAGATTATCGGAGTCATTACAGACGGAGATTTAAGAAGAATGCTGATGAAAGGAGAAGACATCAGTAAAGTATCGGCTAAAGATATTATGTCTTTACATCCAAGAACTATTGAAAAAGAAGCGTTGGCTAAAGAAGCCATGAAAATTTTGAAAGAAAATAATATCGGACAGCTTGTGGTAACTGAAAATGGAAAATACTTCGGAATCATTGATCTGCATAAGTTGCTTGATGAAGGAATAAATTAA
- a CDS encoding Crp/Fnr family transcriptional regulator, translating into MNHFLKEHISEIIHLTDDEFETIQSLFVKRKFRKRQFLIQENQPVKEIYLIEKGFIKSSFIDSTGKEHILQFAAPNWWISDFAAFFKQDLSSVAVDCIEDSEVYAISYENLNHLCSKIPKTEHFFRIKSNFGYVALQQRILSLMSKTAKERYEDFIKQYPGFIDHIPKQLIASYLGVSRETLSRLYS; encoded by the coding sequence ATGAATCACTTTCTGAAAGAACATATCAGTGAAATCATCCATCTGACTGATGATGAATTTGAAACAATACAATCACTTTTCGTAAAAAGGAAATTCAGGAAAAGACAGTTTCTTATACAGGAAAATCAGCCAGTAAAAGAAATATATCTGATAGAAAAGGGATTTATTAAAAGTAGTTTCATTGACAGCACAGGAAAAGAACATATTCTTCAGTTTGCAGCACCCAATTGGTGGATCTCAGATTTTGCGGCTTTCTTTAAACAGGATTTGTCGTCAGTAGCTGTAGATTGTATTGAAGATTCTGAAGTGTACGCTATATCTTATGAAAATCTAAATCATCTTTGTTCAAAAATTCCAAAGACAGAACATTTTTTCAGAATAAAATCCAATTTCGGATATGTAGCGTTGCAACAAAGAATTCTTTCATTAATGAGCAAAACCGCTAAAGAACGATATGAAGATTTTATAAAACAATATCCGGGCTTTATAGATCATATCCCCAAACAGCTTATAGCAAGCTATCTTGGGGTTTCAAGAGAAACGTTAAGCAGACTATATTCTTAG